Proteins encoded in a region of the Muntiacus reevesi chromosome 19, mMunRee1.1, whole genome shotgun sequence genome:
- the GJB7 gene encoding gap junction beta-7 protein: MSWMLLRDLLRGVNTYSAGPGRVWLAVLFVFRLLVYLVAAGQVWKEERREFECNVRQPGCASVCFDYFFPISQVRLWALQLILVSAPSLLVVLHAAYLQGREKQHRRKLCVSPGAVGAGLWCPHLVSLVVETGLEIGFLALFYKLYGGFRAPRLLKCGLRPCPSAVDCFVSKPTEKTVFTLFLVGASCLCVVLNVTELSFLVLRCFIKCCLQKHSTRLPSSACERRKLRPVAGAGPGAPALLRRHSSEPATSRARGGEATLLCDTRGLPEAKPAPPSRRT, encoded by the coding sequence ATGAGTTGGATGCTCCTCAGAGACCTCTTGAGAGGAGTAAATACATACTCCGCGGGGCCTGGGCGGGTCTGGCTGGCCGTCCTGTTCGTCTTCCGCTTGCTGGTCTACCTGGTGGCGGCGGGGCAGGTGTGGAAAGAGGAGCGGAGAGAGTTTGAGTGCAACGTCAGACAGCCCGGCTGTGCAAGCGTGTGTTTTGACTActtcttccccatctcccaggTCAGACTCTGGGCCTTACAACTGATCCTGGTCTCCGCACCGTCACTGCTGGTGGTTCTGCACGCAGCCTATCTCCAGGGCAGGGAGAAACAGCACAGGAGGAAGCTCTGCGTCAGCCCAGGCGCCGTGGGCGCGGGCCTGTGGTGTCCCCACCTGGTCAGCCTCGTGGTCGAAACGGGCCTTGAAATCGGCTTCCTGGCTTTATTCTACAAGCTGTACGGCGGCTTCCGTGCCCCCCGCCTTCTGAAGTGCGGTCTGAGGCCCTGCCCCAGTGCTGTGGACTGCTTCGTCTCCAAACCCACGGAGAAGACCGTCTTCACCCTCTTCCTGGTCGGGGCCTCATGCCTGTGCGTCGTGTTGAATGTCACTGAACTGAGCTTTTTGGTCCTCAGGTGTTTCATTAAGTGCTGCCTCCAAAAGCACTCCACGAGACTGCCGTCCTCCGCGTGCGAGCGCCGCAAGCTCAGGCCTGTGGCGGGTGCTGGGCCAGGGGCCCCGGCCCTGCTCCGGAGACACTCCTCAGAGCCGGCCACCAGCAGAGCCCGGGGAGGAGAGGCCACGCTCCTCTGCGACACACGAGGCCTGCCCGAGGCAAAGCCCGCGCCTCCCTCACGCAGGACCTAG